In the Ctenopharyngodon idella isolate HZGC_01 chromosome 4, HZGC01, whole genome shotgun sequence genome, one interval contains:
- the wnt16 gene encoding protein Wnt-16: protein MDNTGCGIHAVYHLFLIWLSVCPLCSQGSWMWLGITSVGVPEKLGCAHLPLSHKQKELCARKPHLLPSVKEGARLGITECQTQFKHERWNCSTRRDPKVFGYELTSGTKETAFIYAVMAAGLVHAVTRSCSAGNMTECSCDTSLLGTGSPTEGWHWGGCSDDIAFGTLFSRRFIDNTVKNTSARGEDALLTMNQHNSEAGRQAVAKTMLTDCRCHGVSGSCAVKTCWRTMAAFERVGAYLKERYETSVQVVDRSKRKVRRKDKDQRHMPITKEELIFLNKSPNYCLEDRRLGVTGTRGRRCNRTSAGPDGCNLLCCGRGYNTHVVRHVERCECKFVWCCYVRCRRCETMNDMHTCK, encoded by the exons ATGGATAACACCGGTTGTGGAATACATGCAGTTTACCATTTATTCCTTATATGGCTCTCAGTTTGCCCTCTGTGCTCTCAGGGAAGTTGGAT GTGGTTGGGCATCACATCTGTAGGAGTGCCCGAGAAGTTGGGTTGCGCGCATTTGCCCCTGTCGCACAAGCAGAAGGAGCTGTGCGCGCGCAAACCGCACCTTCTACCGAGCGTTAAAGAGGGCGCGCGCCTGGGCATCACCGAGTGCCAAACGCAGTTCAAACACGAACGCTGGAACTGCTCGACCCGACGGGACCCGAAAGTGTTCGGCTACGAGCTCACCAGTG ggacaAAAGAGACAGCATTTATCTACGCAGTAATGGCTGCCGGGCTGGTTCACGCAGTCACTCGCTCTTGCAGCGCAGGAAATATGACAGAGTGTTCGTGTGATACGAGCCTGTTGGGCACCGGTTCGCCAACAGAGGGCTGGCACTGGGGTGGGTGCTCTGATGACATCGCCTTCGGGACTTTGTTCAGCCGTCGCTTCATCGACAATACGGTAAAGAACACGTCAGCCCGTGGTGAGGACGCCCTGCTCACTATGAATCAGCATAACAGCGAGGCTGGGAGACAG GCAGTGGCTAAAACAATGTTGACAGACTGCCGCTGTCATGGCGTGTCGGGTTCGTGTGCGGTAAAGACGTGTTGGCGCACAATGGCCGCATTTGAGCGTGTGGGTGCCTATCTGAAGGAACGCTATGAGACCAGCGTTCAGGTGGTGGACCGTTCCAAGCGTAAGGTGCGACGTAAGGACAAAGACCAACGCCACATGCCTATCACCAAAGAGGAGTTAATATTCCTCAACAAATCGCCAAATTATTGCTTGGAGGACAGACGGTTGGGCGTGACTGGGACCAGGGGCCGCAGGTGTAACAGAACTTCAGCAGGGCCGGACGGCTGCAACCTGCTGTGCTGTGGGCGGGGCTACAACACGCATGTGGTACGACATGTAGAGCGCTGCGAGTGTAAGTTCGTCTGGTGCTGTTACGTTCGGTGTCGGCGCTGTGAGACGATGAATGACATGCACACTTGCAAGTAG